The segment tgttccTGTGTTGGTATCCTAGCATTTTGCTAAAACTAGCAAATAAAATTTGCAAGCTACTTACAAATACTAAACAtctcaaaaatgtttcttgttcaTTAACCATACAATCTTAACTTTTATTCAGTATTCTCTCTGAAAGCCACTGGCACCagatatttacatatttcaCGAATGATAGTTTGCACTCTGTTGTCTAAGCAATAAGGAATTTAGTTGgtgtcatttttatatttcaagagACTCTGTGCTACTCTTTATTACACAATCTGCATATATCAAATTCAGCCCCAAATcctatttaaaacaatataCTGGTTTAGCTTGAAACCATGTGTGAAGTATGGTTACCCTGAGCAGAAACAGCTGACATTATAAGCATTATCAAAGAGCTGACAAAATGGCTGTCAGTACTCAATGCCACATCAGCAACTAAGGATAAATCACAGTGAGAAAATGTCGATGTCCATGTGCCTACCATTATCATGACCAACATTGCTATCTGTGCACAATATGAAAGTGCAATGCTTATGACGGAGACCGTCAGACATTTTGGACCTTGCTGAGATCAGCATTCATTTTTGCCTTCTTTACATTTCTAGAATTTGTATTTGAACTGAatgatgtatgtgtacatgcacaaTGAGGTACAGAGAGGAACAGAAAAAGGATAAACAGGTGTTTAAGTAAAACAGGAAATAAGAATGTATATTAATCAGGTTGATTTTTTTGTCGCTAAACATCTGGCAAATACACCACTGTTGCAAGattaatgaaatatattaaaagtaaaACCCAGTGATTAAATGAATTTTTCCATGGCTCTTTCGTAAAGGAAATTTCATCTGGAGCCTCCTGATCACATCAATTTGTACACATTTACCAACAAGGTAAAGCTTTGGTTTAAGGCACAGGTATCCAAGAAATGAAATGTCATACTGAAGAGAGAGTGAATTGTGAAACATATGAGATTTAGAGGTGGAATATAACACAATGTGGTTCAATCAGAtccttcttcatcttcttccccATAGTCATTGCAGTAGCGTGATGCTCGCACACCAGCTGTTGAGTGGCAAAATATCATTatcttcatttttatcaactttctCTCTAGCAACTTTTCAGTTTGTCTATGACATAAACCTTAAAATTACGGGCATTACAGGCATTCTATAAAAgaggaagtttattttttaacgtCCAGACAGTCatcagtttctttatttatgtccAATATCTTTGATTCTACCATGTCAAACActttacataataaaaaatCCAACAATGAGTGACctgttcacaaacattttcatagtTCTAAGCATCAGTGAACCCAatgttttactttcaaaaataaataaaggcaaataaacataaaaaggataaaagaaaaaagaaaaattgtacaGCAGAAAGCAGCACTCACCAGCTTCTCGTAGCAATGCTGCGACCTCTGGATCCTTGGTGAGATCCACAGCCAACTTGTTCTCATTATTTCTTATGTCCACTCTTGCACCTGCAACAATATTCACAGCTCAATCATTGctgaaaaatctttaaatatggccaaaaaattttgctttgcacaGCTGAAGAAATGCCCTTCTACATTATACATACATTTAGCAAATGTGAATATAAGTTTTCTACCTTTTTCTAACAAAAGTTGCACAGCGGATGCATGGTTTTTCCAGGCAGCAGAATGCAGGGGTGTGTCACCAAGCTTGttctgaaagagaaaagcaaCAATAACAGATAAGCATAAATCACACCTCATTTTTCACTTGCATATTTCATCAACATTCTGTGCATTTATCTTCCCCCAATCCCAAATATATactcacaaacatgcacacacagaaatgcacatatacatgcatgcattatgTTTACAGAGACCTGCACATTGACTTCACACTTGGGTTCCTTTAGCAGAGTCTCAAGACAAGCAATGTGACCACCATGAGCTGCCCAGTGCAAAGGAGTAGAGCCAGCTTTGTCCAAGCCATTCACTGAAACCTGAAAAGGAGTAGATAGAACAGCATTCCCACTAAAAGCTTCATGGTAaagtaatttaaattattagtCATTATTCTATGatttattataaacattatttcacttaatatatatatataatttcatgGTTATAATTATtaccatttaaattattaaatttagaGTGTGGGGAAAGAGTTTCCAGTAATGAAAGGTTTCACCAGTGATTAAAattttccatatatatatatttttctgaattttggTCTTAGTTGAATAAATAACGTAACAATAACATCACACCGTAaatatgcaaaaagaaaaacatgtattTCCTGTTtcaacatttcattattttcttgtttgggTCATTCAAGGCTGATATACAGAATGTATACAACTAAAGAGCCCTGCGTTAATGTCACAAGTTGATTGATTTGATCCATGTGTGTATCTAAATTTAGTTAAATGAGGAAGCAGGTGGCCAGGATTTGCCTAGGTCATGCTACACCCTCAAGCAAAATTGGCACTGTGAAATAAACGATGCTTTACATCATGAGGCCACTCCTAGCATGCTTACTCTGTTTCTAATACACTCCTTCATGAAGTCCATGTTTCCTCGCTTAGCAGCATCATGCAAAGGATTGTCAACTGACTCGGTGTTCTCCTCCACTGAAAGAGACATTATCAAATTGCCAATtgacaggggaaaaaataacTTACCACTGTAGACAGATGAAAAACACATGctgaagtaaaacatttttgctgatTAAAATTATGCATGACAGAGAACTTAAATTCAAAGTAATAGAAAACAgatcagaaacaaaatctgttgaCCGTAAAAAAAGGTGTATTACCTCTGCCAGCTAAATAGCACTACAGATGTCATAATACTGAAGTTAAGCTACAAAGTATCTACTGAAAACTGACTAAGAATCTACTGAAAACTGACAAAGAATCTACTAAGATCTAACAAAGAATCTACTACAAAACTGACAAAGTTTAATACTGAAAATTATACTAAAAGGATGAATGTATTGACTACTAAGCCTACTGGAATCTGCAAACAAATGCAATAAGTCTATAGACGTTTCTGGAATCTATcttttgaaatgaaatgaaaaaatcttCAATATGAAGATATTTTATCAAAAAGTATAAGTGACTGACTCAGTAAGTTATGTGTTTTCAGAGTCTGAGAAACAATTATCATTATGGCATCcgtttgcaaaagaaaaatcaagagcAATAGAAGAATGTTTTACCATAGTTGCTAGGAATAAGTCCACTTCTAGCTCCACATTTTGCCTTCCACCAATCTTTGTCACTCATGTCAAGAATGTAGAGCATCTCCCCTTCCTCAAATGTCAGCTCATCTggctgatgaaaaaaaaaaaaaggtttttcgATTGATAATAATACAAAGAGTGGCGCGCAGTTGTGCAGATTGGCTGCCAGTGAAACTGAcagaaacataaagaaatgagTCACAATAAATATGTagtttgcttgtatgtgtgtgtatgtgtgttttacaTGTCCGGGTAGTTAAGTGGTTATGTGgctgtgttcatgtggaaagaaaacaagattccCCCCACCCCTGCCACCAATCTCCTGAACTGTAAGGCATATTAACTAAACTGACTAATGAATAACataaaaagtgaaaagacacacacattcATCAGAAAACAATGCtacaaattataataaaagctgTGAAAGCTTCAGCAAGGCTGCAAGATCGGATTAAAGACACCATAAAATGTTCATTCAAAGACATTCTAAGAATCTATTGATACAGATTAACTGCAGTATTCATTCAGACATAACTGCATCTGGTGAAATATGCATCAGGGATAAAAATATCTTGTTAAGTATGTTAGAGGCATTCTATGAACAAACCTGTTGTGCTTCATATGGGTAGAGAGCCCTGACCACTTTCACATTCcctgaaaaataatttccattttCTACAAAAGCCAGCCTTTACCTGCTTTTTCTAAATACACAGTTTTGCTCATATTGTTACATATTTCAAAGGCTGCTAGGGTTTacttcataaaaacaaataaaagtaatgtgATCATTTGCTAAATTATTTAATACATTAAACCACTTGATTACACCCAAAGCATAATTAAAGATACATTGGTTGACTCCCCCACAAGTATTAAGCCTGAACTGTAATGATCATAACAAGTCTTACGACACTGGCATTTCCGCTGATATATACTTGAAATACTAACGTAAAGAAGACAATTGTCATGTCCTACCTTTGATTGTAAATGTGTAATTTCTAGTTCGTGATATCAAGTGTAGGGGTAAGCGGTATACGTTTGTTTGGGACAAGCTCGAATGCACTATATAAAAATAGAacttcataaaaatatatcttttattgtttctagAATGGCTTAATGAATAtccctttaaaagaaaatggctAATTCTTCGTACTCCTGACATTCTGTCACTGCAGACCACAAACACGGAGCGATCAAGTCTGCATCACatcttgtcgtctgctaaatCCAACAAGAAACAACAGTTATTTCTCAGTACATACCAGGCTTTGGAACAGGTGGTGGGGGTTTCGTGGGTCTCGGTGCATTGGACATCGTGCTGCTATAGCTCGATGCTGAACTGCAGAGCGTTCAGAGCATAAACACACAGTTGTGCCGACTTCTCCACAAGGAAGCGGATATCATTCAGGAAATATGCAAGATGAAGAGTAGTCTCCCTTGCCGTAACTGGTCAGTGTGTCGATGGCGTCAGCCGAGTACTACATTCACCgcccagggttcagatctcgtctccggGCACTGTCACGGCTGTTCGCAGGGCTTGGTGACGGGGGTTTACTCCGGATACTTCAATTTCCTCCGTACTCCCTCTCTCCCCATAGTTCGAAATCAAGTTTGAAGCACTTAATCTTGCTAAATAAACCACCGTACCGTGGTCACAGCAAAAGTGAGACTTTATAAGCAAGAACGCAGTTACCgttttaacaataacaaaaaagtatttatttatttttaaggacTATAGAGTTAGTGAAGGTGCCAACTTAGATTGTTGAAATTAAGCGTAAGCTAATTTGCGAACGTAGTATCGCCGATACTTCGGCTCATTGGTGTATATTTTACGTGTTTGAAGGCAAGTTACACGTACAGATCCATCAAACTCGATCAAAGCTATGAATGTATAATAATGTCAAAGTAAGAATTAGGTGTGGAGCACAGTTAACTGATGATGTAAATTGTACTAATGGGGTAAAGCAAAGGGGATATGTGTGTcgtataattattttctcttcttatcaATGAATTGGCAATCAAGATATAATTCTGTAGCCGAGTGGGGAGGGGGGGTTGTGGTGCGACGACAAAACTTCGGCTGCGTCGCATCGCCAGAGCCGCTTAAAGTCAGACTGTTGATCTCTTCTCTTTCACATGTCtgtgctctctctttctgatcCGCCGACGTCTCCTCTCTCGTTTCGGCTctgctctgcccttatatacctttCGGAAGGCTAAACTTTTCGCGATGCTCCTGTATGGCCGGGGCAATTAGCAGTCTTAACTCTAGCCAATCACTGCCGAGTATCCTCTTTCGCCATGCCTCAGCAGATTCCGCCAACAACAATCATCCGCCGACCCCTCCAAAACTAACAACGCAGGACTACCGGCCCTCGACAATTCAGAATGGAAAGCATGGAACCTCTTTATCTGTAGGTTACTTTCCCCCCCTTTTTCACTTATTGCTATTTCCCTGTTCATCTTCCTTTTTCAAAATCATGATGCTCTCAGTTTTTATATTCgtcttttatttgtcagcaATACTGCTGTTTATCTTTCCATTGTTAATATGTTGTTTGCTCGTTCTTCTATCCTGcatatgttgcccatgtctcgttcttgttcgaAAGAAgtgcatgctccttaggagtgtgagtatgcactatataaattttgcattattattattattcctattaaactgtagtaaaaaaaacaccaaaaaaaacaaacatcatgcaTCAATCTTTGGGAATGAGAAACTCAAAcatgcttac is part of the Pomacea canaliculata isolate SZHN2017 linkage group LG13, ASM307304v1, whole genome shotgun sequence genome and harbors:
- the LOC112553623 gene encoding osteoclast-stimulating factor 1-like; protein product: MSNAPRPTKPPPPVPKPGNVKVVRALYPYEAQQPDELTFEEGEMLYILDMSDKDWWKAKCGARSGLIPSNYVEENTESVDNPLHDAAKRGNMDFMKECIRNRVSVNGLDKAGSTPLHWAAHGGHIACLETLLKEPKCEVNVQNKLGDTPLHSAAWKNHASAVQLLLEKGARVDIRNNENKLAVDLTKDPEVAALLREAAGVRASRYCNDYGEEDEEGSD